A genomic region of Megalobrama amblycephala isolate DHTTF-2021 linkage group LG6, ASM1881202v1, whole genome shotgun sequence contains the following coding sequences:
- the LOC125269560 gene encoding uncharacterized protein LOC125269560 encodes MDTKKYAVVEFTEDSAVELVPTSWLEETKEGTFCYWTFGNIRQLVKNCTMPDKGKWRRCLIKKIWLRTDSYTKGVQKCRRVVETSNIETEESSTTKKKRAHKKPTRYLSETDSSSDDDSRVFPTENKTLSKPLPPKYKPFSNFQPLDNAEASPPASRLSCMAQPLQAASQLLLEEHWGSSEAATKNYRTKVLQKLQDIAETQQDILAMQRSILAAVAGTVTVTEEGGDILENGPCQTVDELNTLNTELGNKDKRTKLMNYLRSLGGTNSGAAVRKMLRKVASNNVLSAYSLKGKKGKLAFKDLIICDIIIGATQKLFRSLKAADVEDLISMVLKFAPHRHLKW; translated from the exons ATGGACACAAAAAAATATGCAGTGGTGGAATTTACAGAGGACAGTGCAGTGGAACTAGTCCCAACCTCGTGGTTGGAAGAGACCAAAGAG ggAACGTTCTGTTACTGGACATTTGGAAACATAAGGCAGCTTGTAAAAAACTGCACAATGCCAGACAAAGGAAAGTGGAGGCGGtgtctaataaaaaaaatctggctAAGAACAG ACTCATACACCAAAGGTGTCCAGAAATGCCGGCGTGTTGTGGAGACCTCAAATATTGAAACAGAGGAAAGCTCCACAACGAAAAAAAAGAGGGCACACAAAAAGCCAACAAGATATCTGTCTGAAACAGATTCCTCCTCAGATG atGATAGCAGAGTTTTCCCAACTGAGAATAAAACCCTTTCAAAACCTCTTCCACCCAAAT ATAAGCCATTCTCCAATTTTCAGCCTCTGGACAATG CAGAAGCATCACCGCCAGCATCCCGGCTATCGTGTATGGCACAACCCCTTCAAG CTGCCTCACAGCTCCTCTTAGAAGAGCACTGGGGTTCTTCAGAAGCAGCAACAAAGA ACTATCGCACAAAAGTCTTGCAAAAACTGCAAGACATTGCAGAAACCCAGCAAGACATCTTAGCGATGCAAAGAAGCATACTGGCTGCTGTTGCTGGGACGGTGACAGTGACTGAGGAAGGGGGGGACATCCTGGAAAATGGACCATGCCAGACTGTGGATGAGCTGAATACGCTAAACACAGAACTGGGAAATAAGGACAAAAGGACCAAGCTG ATGAACTACCTTCGATCGCTTGGAGGAACAAATTCAGGGGCAGCCGTGCGCAAAATGTTGCGCAAGGTTGCATCAAACAACGTCTTGAGTGCCTACAGTTTAAAAGGGAAAAAAGGGAAACTAGCCTTCAAAGACTTAATTATCTGTGATATAATTATag GAGCAACGCAAAAGCTTTTTAGGTCTTTAAAGGCAGCTGACGTGGAAGACCTTATTTCAATGGTGCTAAAATTTGCCCCACACAGGCATTTAAAATGGTAA